In the genome of Variovorax sp. PAMC26660, the window GAGTGCGACGTTCTCGGCCACGCTCATGTTCGGCAGCAGGGACAGGTCCTGGTAGACCGTCTCGATGCCGAGCGTGAGCGCCTGCAGCGGCGACAGCGCTTCGTGCGGCGTGCCGTCGATCACGATGCGGCCCTGGCTCGGCGGCTGCGCGCCCGAGATGATCTTGATCAGCGTGCTCTTGCCGCAGCCGTTCTCGCCGAGCAGGTGGTAGATCTGGCCGGCCTCGATCGTCAGGTCGATGCCGCGCAGTGCATGCACGCCCGCGAAGCGCTTGTGCACGTCCTGTACTTCGAGAAAGACGCGACGCCCCGCCGGCGCGGCCGGAAAGTGCGGGACGGGCGTGGAGAGCGCTGCTGCAAGCGTCATGGTTCGCAAGCTCAGAAGGCGTACTTCTTGTAGTTCTGCTTGTCGACTTCGACCCAGGCCTGGCCCGTGACGATGATGCCGACGCCCGGGCCCTTCTTGACCGAGACCTTGTTGTAGCCCGGCACGCCCATGTCGGCGCCGTCGGTGATGGTCTTGCCGTCGATCAGCATCTTGGCCGCCTTGTTCATGACGAGGCCGGCGTCCTTCGGGTCCCAGAAGGCAATGCCGCCGACCGCGCCCGACTCGAGGAACTTGGCCGCCTCGCTCGGCAGGCCTGTGCCGAACACGCAGACCTTGCCCTGCAGGCCCGCTTCTTCCACGGCGCGTCCGATGCCCAGCACGTCGAGCGACGACGAGCCCTGGAAGCCCTTCAGGTCGGGGTGCTTGCGCAGCATTTCCTTGGCCTTGCCGTAGGCCTTCTCGGCGTCGTTGAGCGATTCGTTCTTGGCATCGACCAGCGTCATCTTGGGGTACTTCTTCGCGTTCGACGCACCGCCGTCGGCCCACTGCACCTGCGACTGGCTGCCCAGTGAGCCGACCAGCGAGGTCCACTTGCCCTGCTGGCCCATGCAGGCCGCGAGACGCTCGTTGATGCGCGCACCGTAGGCCGTGTTGTCGAAAGCCTCGATGTCGACCATGGTGTTCTTCTGGTTGTCGGCCTCGTGCGTCACGACCTTGATGCCGCGCTCCATCGCGCGCTTGAGCACCGGCTCCAGCGTGGGCGGGTCCATCGAGACCACGGCGATGGCATCGACTTTCTTGGCCACCAGGTCTTCCACCAGGCGTTGCTGCTGCGCGGCGTCCGACTGGGCCGGGCCGATCTGGCGCGTGGTCACGCCCGGTGTGCTCGCGCCGAATTCCTTCACGCCCACTTCCATGCGGTTGAACCAGCTGATGCCCGTGATCTTGACCACGGTGACGATGTCTTGCGGCTTGCCCTGCGCGTGCAACGCCGAGGCAAAGGCCACGGTGGTCAGTGCGAGTGCGGTGCAGGCGATCTTTGTTTTCTTCAGCATCTCTTGTCTCCTAGCCCTCGGGGTTTCTTTGCGTCGCGCCAGGAGGGAGCTGATGCGGCGGTGCGCTGGTGCGCGCAGTGGAAAGAAAGACGCGCAGGTCCTGCAGGCCGAAACGCCCGTAGGCCAGGAAGAACAGCAGCAGCAGGCCCCAGGCGCAGTCGCGGAAGAAATTGGAAATCTCCAGCAGGTTGAAGGTGCTCGACAGCAGTTGCAGCGCCACCGCCGAGAAGAACAGGCACACCATGCGGCCGTAGCCGCCCTGCGGCCGCACGCCCGCCATCACCGTGATGAGGATGGCGATCAGCAGGTAGGAGTTGCCGTAGTCCGACTTCACGCTCGCGGTGCGCGCGGCGATGATCACGCCGGCCACGGACGCCAGCACCCCGCACAGCGCGTAGGTTGCGATCAGCATGCGGGCCTGCGAGATGCCGGCGTAGCGCGCCGCCTTGGCGTTGGTGCCGAGCAGGAACAGGCGGATGCCGAAGGGGCTCTGCCGCAGCAGCCAGCCGACGGCCAGCAGCATGACGAGGAAGATCACGAACGGAATCGGCACGCCCAGCACCATTTCGTTGCCGATGGCCGAGAACGCCTCGGCATCGCCCACGCGCAGGCTGGAGCCACCCGTGAGCACCACGGCCAGGCCGGTGTAGAGCAGTTGCGTGCCCAGCGTGCAGAGGATGGGCGTGAGGCCGGCCTTGGCGATCAGCACACCGTTGAGCAGCCCGCCGGCCAGGCCCATCGCCAGTGCAATGGCGGCGAACCAGCCGGTGTAGAGCCAGGGCGACACATCCGGCGCGGCCAGTTGCGGCGCGAGCGTGGCGGCCACCACGCCCGCCAGGTTGGCCAGCGCCACGCCCGACAGGTCGATGCCGCCGTTGCCCGAGATCATCGACAGCGCCACGCCCATGGCCAGCAGGCCGAGTTCGGGCAGCTGGCCGCCCATGGACTGGAAGTTGTAGACGTCGAGAAAGTCCCCTTTGGAGAGCACCGTCGCCACCACGAGGATGAGTACGTTGATGCCGACCAGGAAGTTGAGTTCGCGGTCTGAAAACTTGAGCTTCATGAGGGAGTCCTCGGCTTGCTTGATGCTTCAGGCGGCGCGGCCCAGCAGCGCATCGACCTCGGCGCGCGTGGGCATCGAGGGCGCCGTGCCGGCACGTGTCACCGAGATGGCGGCCACTGCCGCGCCGAAGCGCGCGGCCTCGCGCGCGGTGGCGCCTTCGGCCAGCGCGGCCGCAAAGCCGCCGTTGAAGGCGTCGCCCGCGCCGGCGGTTTCCTTCACCGTGCCGGCGCGGAACACCGGAATGTGCTCGGAACCCTCGGCGCTGTGCAGCAGGGCGCCCTTGTCGCCGAGCGTGATGAGCGCACAGCCCACGCCCTTGGCGAGGAAGAAGTCGCCCGCGCGTTGCGCGTCTTCGATGGTTTCGACGGGCATGCCGCTCAGCGCCGCGGCTTCATGCTCGTTGGGCGTGATGTAGTCGCACAGCGCGTAGAGCGCGTCGTCGAAGGGCAGGGCGGGCGCGGGGTTGAACACCGTGACCGTGCCGGCTTCGCGTGCAATCTCCAGCCCGCGGCGCGCGGCGGCGGCCGGCTGTTCGAGCTGCGTGACGAACACGCGTGCGCTGCGGATCGCATCGGCTGCCGCGTCGACGTCGGCGGCATCGATCAGCATCGCGGCGCCCGGCACCACGATGATGGCGTTGTCGCCGGTGACTTCATGCACGTAGATGAACGCAGCGCCGGTCGGCTGCGCAGTCACCTGCGGTGCGCGCGGCGTGATGCCTTCGCGCGACCACAGGGCGAGCGCGTCGTTGCCGAAGGCGTCCTGCCCCAGCTTGGAGATGAACGTGACATCGGCGCCCGCGCGCGCGGCCGCCACGGCCTGGTTCGATCCCTTGCCGCCCGGACCCATCGCGAAGCCCGAGCCGGCGATGGTCTGGCCCACGCCCGGAAGGCTGGACGCGCGAAATGCGAGGTCGGCGACGAAGATGCCGAGCACGGCCACGCCGTGCTGCCTGGAAGTGACGACGGTCATGGGGTCAGGCCTGCGGCGCAAGCACGCCCTTTTTGAAGATGAAGCAGCCGTAGAAGCGGCGCTCGCCGGTGGCGATCACGCAGTAGGCGCGGCGCGCGGCTTCGTAGAAGGCAAAGCGTTCGATGGCGCCGAGTGGACGCACGCGCCCCTCGGCCGCATCGATCTCGCGCTGCATCTCCTGCTGCACCGGCGGGATCTCGTGCGGCTGGCCCATGATTTCCATGCGGCGTGCCGGGTCGTCCACCGCCTCGTCGAGCGGCAGCACCGACAGGATGGCGCGCGCCGCTTCCGTGGTGCCCACGCCGTCGATGCGCAACAGCCGGCCCAGCGTGGTCTGGCGTGCCACCGAATCGGCCGGAAAGTTGGCATCGCACAGCACCAGTTCGTCGCCGTGGCCCATGGCGCGCAGGGCGTACAGCACGTCGGCATTGAGCAGTGGATGGATGGACTTCAGCATGTTGTCTCCTGCAAATGGAACTGTTCTTGTGGCCGCAATTCTTAGGGAAGGAAAACGTTTGCGCAAACGTTTGCTATTCGGGGATTTCCCTTGGTTTCGGTGTGCGCGCCACGTTCATTCGCCATAGGGAATCCAGATGTTCTTGACCTGCGTGGCATGCCGCAGGAACAGCGGGCCTTCGGCGGCCGCGCCGTCGTGCCAGTCGGTGGCCAGGCCATGGTCGACCAGCGTGCGCTTGAGATTGCCGATCGACAGTCGCTCGGCGGTGCGCGACAGCTCTTTCGCACCGAAGACCCACAGCGCATCGATGTCGTCGTGCTCGGCCAGCGTCTGCGCGAGGCCGGCGGCTGGGCCGGTCACGAGGTTGACCACGCCGGCCGGCAGGTCGGAGGTTTCGAGCACCTGGTAGAAGTCGGTCGCGATCAGCGCGTGCTTCTCGCTCGGCACGATCACCGTGCGGTTGCCCATGGCGAGCAGCGGCGCGAGCAGGCTCACGAAGGACAGCAGCGGTGCCTCGTCGGGGCACACCACGCCGACCACGCCGATGGCCTCGATGGTGGCGAGCGCGACGCCACGCAGCGGCGGCACATGCACCGTGCCTTCGTACTTGTCGGCCCATGCACCGTAGGCGAAGAGGCGGCTCACGGCGGCGTCGACTTCGGCCTGCGCGGCGCGCGCGGCCACGCCGGTCAGGCTCGCGAGGCGTGCGGCGAATTCGCCGGCGCGTGCGGAGAGGTTTTCCGCCAGGTAGTAGAGCGCCTGGGCGCGGCGGTGCGGCGTGGCGGTCGACCAGCCCGCGGCGGCGCGCGCGGCGGCCACGGCGTTGCGGATGTCCTTGCGGTTGCCGGTGCCCACTTCGCCGAGGCGTTGGCCGGTGGCGGAGAACACGGGGTGCGAGAGTTCGCCGTCGGGGCGCACCTGCTTGCCGCCGATGAACAGCTTGGCCGTGCGGTCGATGGCCGGGAGCCCTGCGGCGACCGGCGCCTTGTCCGTTTCGTTCGCAGCTTCTGCAGCGGCTGTTGCCGAACGCGGCTTGCGCTCTGCCCACGCGCGCGGCTTCAGGTATTCGTAGCAGCCTTCGCGTCCGCCTTCGCGGCCATAGCCCGATTCGCGGTAGCCTCCGAAGCCCACGCCCGCGTCGAACAGGTTGGTTGCGTTGACCCACACCACGCCGGCCTGCAGTTGCGGCGCGATGCCTAGCGCAAGGCCGATGGTCTCGCTCCACACGCTGGCCGCGAGCCCGTAGCGCGTGTTGTTGGCCAGCGCCACAGCCTCGTCAGGCGTACGGAAGGTCATCGTCACCAGCACCGGCCCGAAGATCTCTTCGGTCGCAACGGTGGAAGCAGGGTGCACGCCCGTCAGCAGCGTGGGCGGAAAGAAGCTGCCGCCCGCAGGCAACGCGCCCGGTGGCTGGTAGCAGGCCGCGCCTTCGCGCACGCCGGTGGCCACCAGCGAACGCACGCGCTCGAGCTGCGAGGGGTCGATCAGGCTGCCGATGTCGATTGCCTTGTCCAGCGGCATGCCTACGCGCAGGCTCTGCATGCGGCGCTTGAGGCGTTCGATGAAGTCGGCCGCAATGCCTTCCTGCAGCAGCAGCCGCGAGCCCGCGCAGCACACCTGGCCCTGGTTGAACCAGATGGCGTCCACCACGCCTTCCACCGCGGCATCGATGTCGGCGTCGTCGAACACGATGAAGGGCGACTTGCCGCCCAACTCCAGCGTGAGCGATTTGCCCGAGCCTGCGGTGGCTTCGCGGATCAGGCGGCCCACGTCGGTCGAGCCGGTGAAGGCGATCTTGTCGACGCCTTCGTGCGCGACCAGCGCAGCGCCCGTGGCACCGTCGCCGGTCACCACGTTCAGCACGCCGGCGGGCAAGCCGGCCTGCGCCGCCAGTTCGGCGAAGAGCAGTGCACTCAGCGGCGTGAACTCGGCCGGCTTGAGCACCACCGTGTTGCCCAGCGCGAGCGCGGGCGCGATCTTCCAGGCCAGCATCAGCAGCGGGAAGTTCCAGGGAATGATCTGGCCGATCACGCCCAGCGGCACCTGGTCGGCGAACTCGCGCTCCTGCAACTGGGCCCAGCCGGCGTGGTGATAGAAGTGGCGCGCCACCAGCGGCACGTCGAGGTCGCGGGTCTCGCGGATGGGCTTGCCGTTGTCCAGCGCCTCGACCACCGCGAGCAGGCGCGCATTGCGCTGCACCATGCGCGCCAGGGCGTACAGATGCCGTGCGCGGCCATGGCCGCCGAGCGCCAGCCAGCCGGGCTGCGCGGCGCGCGCCGCGGCAACGGCAGCGTCCACGTCCTGCGCGGAGCCCTGTG includes:
- a CDS encoding substrate-binding domain-containing protein is translated as MLKKTKIACTALALTTVAFASALHAQGKPQDIVTVVKITGISWFNRMEVGVKEFGASTPGVTTRQIGPAQSDAAQQQRLVEDLVAKKVDAIAVVSMDPPTLEPVLKRAMERGIKVVTHEADNQKNTMVDIEAFDNTAYGARINERLAACMGQQGKWTSLVGSLGSQSQVQWADGGASNAKKYPKMTLVDAKNESLNDAEKAYGKAKEMLRKHPDLKGFQGSSSLDVLGIGRAVEEAGLQGKVCVFGTGLPSEAAKFLESGAVGGIAFWDPKDAGLVMNKAAKMLIDGKTITDGADMGVPGYNKVSVKKGPGVGIIVTGQAWVEVDKQNYKKYAF
- a CDS encoding ABC transporter permease, which produces MKLKFSDRELNFLVGINVLILVVATVLSKGDFLDVYNFQSMGGQLPELGLLAMGVALSMISGNGGIDLSGVALANLAGVVAATLAPQLAAPDVSPWLYTGWFAAIALAMGLAGGLLNGVLIAKAGLTPILCTLGTQLLYTGLAVVLTGGSSLRVGDAEAFSAIGNEMVLGVPIPFVIFLVMLLAVGWLLRQSPFGIRLFLLGTNAKAARYAGISQARMLIATYALCGVLASVAGVIIAARTASVKSDYGNSYLLIAILITVMAGVRPQGGYGRMVCLFFSAVALQLLSSTFNLLEISNFFRDCAWGLLLLFFLAYGRFGLQDLRVFLSTARTSAPPHQLPPGATQRNPEG
- the rbsK gene encoding ribokinase; protein product: MTVVTSRQHGVAVLGIFVADLAFRASSLPGVGQTIAGSGFAMGPGGKGSNQAVAAARAGADVTFISKLGQDAFGNDALALWSREGITPRAPQVTAQPTGAAFIYVHEVTGDNAIIVVPGAAMLIDAADVDAAADAIRSARVFVTQLEQPAAAARRGLEIAREAGTVTVFNPAPALPFDDALYALCDYITPNEHEAAALSGMPVETIEDAQRAGDFFLAKGVGCALITLGDKGALLHSAEGSEHIPVFRAGTVKETAGAGDAFNGGFAAALAEGATAREAARFGAAVAAISVTRAGTAPSMPTRAEVDALLGRAA
- a CDS encoding RbsD/FucU family protein is translated as MLKSIHPLLNADVLYALRAMGHGDELVLCDANFPADSVARQTTLGRLLRIDGVGTTEAARAILSVLPLDEAVDDPARRMEIMGQPHEIPPVQQEMQREIDAAEGRVRPLGAIERFAFYEAARRAYCVIATGERRFYGCFIFKKGVLAPQA
- a CDS encoding aldehyde dehydrogenase family protein; translated protein: MSSNSSVARYFDTMDYGPAPESDTDARQWLSRHAQGFGHFIGGRFTDASAGPHSDTAEPATGQRLAAIAQGSAQDVDAAVAAARAAQPGWLALGGHGRARHLYALARMVQRNARLLAVVEALDNGKPIRETRDLDVPLVARHFYHHAGWAQLQEREFADQVPLGVIGQIIPWNFPLLMLAWKIAPALALGNTVVLKPAEFTPLSALLFAELAAQAGLPAGVLNVVTGDGATGAALVAHEGVDKIAFTGSTDVGRLIREATAGSGKSLTLELGGKSPFIVFDDADIDAAVEGVVDAIWFNQGQVCCAGSRLLLQEGIAADFIERLKRRMQSLRVGMPLDKAIDIGSLIDPSQLERVRSLVATGVREGAACYQPPGALPAGGSFFPPTLLTGVHPASTVATEEIFGPVLVTMTFRTPDEAVALANNTRYGLAASVWSETIGLALGIAPQLQAGVVWVNATNLFDAGVGFGGYRESGYGREGGREGCYEYLKPRAWAERKPRSATAAAEAANETDKAPVAAGLPAIDRTAKLFIGGKQVRPDGELSHPVFSATGQRLGEVGTGNRKDIRNAVAAARAAAGWSTATPHRRAQALYYLAENLSARAGEFAARLASLTGVAARAAQAEVDAAVSRLFAYGAWADKYEGTVHVPPLRGVALATIEAIGVVGVVCPDEAPLLSFVSLLAPLLAMGNRTVIVPSEKHALIATDFYQVLETSDLPAGVVNLVTGPAAGLAQTLAEHDDIDALWVFGAKELSRTAERLSIGNLKRTLVDHGLATDWHDGAAAEGPLFLRHATQVKNIWIPYGE